The following are encoded in a window of Sinomonas cyclohexanicum genomic DNA:
- a CDS encoding MGMT family protein, translated as MREEFVEAVLAVVELVPEGSVVAYGDVAELLGAGGPRQVGTVMSRYGGQVAWWRVLKSSGAAPESHEERALRHYLAEGTPLRGDPGRASWRVDIGQARWAPSDEELDLVEEIAEALHERLHGPKSRLRKLSDPDGGMDP; from the coding sequence ATGCGGGAGGAGTTCGTCGAGGCGGTGCTGGCCGTGGTCGAACTCGTTCCAGAGGGCAGCGTCGTCGCCTACGGAGACGTGGCCGAGCTCCTCGGCGCCGGGGGCCCCCGCCAGGTCGGTACCGTCATGTCCCGGTACGGCGGTCAGGTGGCCTGGTGGCGGGTCCTCAAGTCGAGCGGTGCCGCCCCCGAGTCCCACGAGGAACGGGCGCTGCGCCACTACCTCGCGGAGGGAACGCCCCTGCGGGGCGATCCTGGCCGCGCATCGTGGCGGGTGGACATCGGCCAGGCCCGCTGGGCACCGTCGGACGAGGAGCTCGACCTCGTCGAGGAGATCGCCGAGGCCCTCCACGAGCGGCTCCATGGCCCCAAGTCCCGTCTTCGAAAACTGTCGGACCCCGACGGTGGAATGGACCCATGA